CTGAGCAAATCATGTCTTGCTGCGCGCGCGTATGCACGCCAAACACGACGACGCACGCACCAAGAGCAGCTCAAATACACGCACCAGCAAGTCAATCCCACGCGAGCTCTACATCTGTCATAGGCACCACAGCCAGTCCAAGCATCTCCATAGATACATCAAGGTAGGATTTATGTCGCTGTCACTCAAAGATATACATCTCGTTGAAGATAGATATTTTCCGGTCAAAAGCCAATACATTATGGCGCTTGATTCGGGCACTACCTCAGCACGTGCGGTTATCGTAGATGAATACGGCTGTATTGTGTCGCAGGCGCAGCGCGCTATCCCTACCTTGTATCCGCAGTCGGGCTGGGTTGAGCAAGACCCTATGGAGATACTTGCCGCCCAGATTGCGGTTATGATGGAAGTCCAGTTTAAGAGCGGCATTCATTCGGATAGCATTGCTGCGCTGGGAATTACCAACCAACGTGAGACTACCATTGTATGGGACCGCGACAGTGGTCAGCCCATTCATAACGCGATTGTCTGGCAGTGTCGCCGCACAGCTCCGTTGGCAGCAAAGCTTGTAAACGACGGTTATGAGGAGCTTATTCGCTCAAAAACCGGATTAACACCAGACGCTTATTTCTCAGCAACAAAAATCCGTTGGATTCTTGATAACGTTGACGGCGCAAAAGAGGCAGCTGATGCAGGCGAGCTCATGTTTGGAACCGTCGATACGTGGCTTATGTACAACCTCACCGGCGGTATGGTGCATGCAACTGACTACACCAATGCAAGTCGAACCATGCTGTTCAACATTCACACGCTTGAGTGGGACCAAGAGCTGCTTAATCTTTTGGATATTCCGCGTTCCATGTTGCCTGATGTGCGTTGGAGCTCGGGGGATTTTGGTCGCGTCTCGAGTGAGATTATGACGCATATGCCTCGTATTACCGGCGTAGCTGGTGATCAGCAGGCATCGCTCTTTGGACACTGCTGTTTTGAGCCTGGCGATACTAAAAACACCTATGGCACCGGCTGTTTCTTGTTGATGAACACGGGAGATACGCCTGTTACCTCGCGTAATGGATTGGTTTCAACCATTGGAATTGCCGAGGGCGGCAGCATTAGCTACGCGCTAGAGGGTTCAATATTTCAGGCTGGTGCTGTACTTGGGTGGTTGCGCGATAAACTTGGCATCATCACGTCGGTTGCTGAGTCTGAGCAGATTGCCCAGTCGATTCCTGACAACGGTGGGTGCTATCTGGTGCCCGCTTTTGCCGGCCTCGGTGCGCCATGGTGGGATCCTGACGCGCGTGGTTTAATCTGTGGGCTGTCGGCCGCTTCGGACAAGGCGAGTCTCGTGCGCGCTGCTTGTGAATCGATGGCATATCAAACCTATGATGTCGTGCGTGCTATGGAGGCAGATGCTGGACATAAGCTCAGAATGCTCTCGGTTGATGGAGCCGCATCGCGCAATGGCTTTATTATGCAATTCCAAGCAGACCTTTTAGGTATTTCGCTGGTGCAGTCTGAATCGATTGAGACGACATCGCTTGGAGCTGCCTATCTTGCGGGGCTAGCGGTAGGTTATTGGGAAGACCGCGAAGACCTTAAAAGCAATTTGAGTCAAAATCGGCGGTTTGACCCCATTGAGGACCAGAACATGATGCTACAGACGCTCTCAGGTTGGCATGATGCTGTGGCGCGCTCAAGAACATCGTAGGTGCCGGTAGCGAGCCAGCTTAGATGTAGTACAGTAACTAAGGTTACGTGTTATTGCGCGAAAGGAATGGTGCTATGCGCATTGCTCTGGGTTCAGACCATGCCGGCTTTGAACAAAAGCAGCTGCTGCTTGAGTTTATTCAAGATGAGCTCGGCCATGAAGTTGTTGACTGTGGTCCTGCAACCGACGATCGGGTTGATTATCCCGATTTTGGCGAGCGGGTAGGTCAAGCAGTTGCGTCGGGTGCAGCAGATCGAGGCGTTTGCGTGTGCGGCACTGGTATTGGTATTGCGCTTGCTGCAAATAAAATTCCAGGTATTCGCGCATCTTCAATTACAACGTCTGCATTTGCCGATTTATTTCGGCGACACAATGACGGCAACGTTATTGGACTATCAGGGCGTTTTATTGACCCAGAGCTTAATCGTGAGATTGTGCGAACCTTTTTGAGTTCTGAATTTGAAGGCGGTCGCCATGCTGAGCGTGTTGCCAAAATTATGAAACTTGACCATGTTGATGGTGTCGAGCATGCTGATTCTGCTGAGCATGTTCAACAATCAGGTGGCGCCTCGTGCGCATGTGAGCTTTAAGGTGCGCAGGGTAAATAAAGGCAAAACAGCACGTATGAGTGAGTCAGTAAACAGTCATTGAACTAGACTGTAGGCAGTTAAGTAAACCCCTTGAGAAGAGGAGAGCGTTATGCTTCAAGATGTTGATATGTCACGGGTAACCCTTATCGACCATCCTTTGGTGCAGCATAAGCTAGCGATTATGCGCAGTATTGAGACGGGTACCAAGCAGTTCCGCGAACTTGTACGTGAGCTGGCGCTCTTTGAGGGATACGAGGCGACGCGCGATTTTCCGCTTGAAGACGTTGCGGTAACTACCCCCATTTGCGACACGGTATGCAAACAGCTTTCCGGCCGTAAAGTTGCTATTATTCCTATCCTTCGAGCAGGTCTTGGTATGGTAGATGGCTTGCTTGAGCTGGTGCCATCAGCTCGTGTGGGGCATTTGGGGATGTATCGCGACGAGGTTACCCATGAGCCGCATGAGTACTATGCCAAGGTGCCCGCCGACATCGATCACCGCATTTGCCTAGTGGTTGACCCTATGCTTGCAACTGGTGGTTCGTCTATCGATGCTATCAAATATTTGCGCGCCCAAGGTGTGCAGGATATTCGCTTGCTTGTGCTGGTGGCCGCCCCTGAAGGCATCAAAGCTGTGCTCAACTCTGATGCTCAAGTACGGGTATTTACTTGTGCTATTGATGAAGGGTTGAATGAGGCTGCCTATATTGTGCCGGGTTTGGGCGATGCAGGTGACAGAATTTTTGGCACTAAATAGGCAACGAGTGTTATTTATTGCACAGAAGCTACAAAGTGGCAAAACGGGGCGTATGTTGTGCCCCGTTTTCTCTGCAGTTCAACGGCTTGAGACGCGTTTGTGCTAAAATAGTCAGACCGTTCTTCTGGAATTGGATACCACTTATGGGTAGCATTCTCCATTATTCGAAAAAATCGGGCGTGGCTTTGACTCAAAGTTGCGCCCGTTCACTTTCGGGATACACTGGTATGGGAAACATGACATCAGGTTCGGAGGGTATGCAGTCGTATCGTGCATGAGTTTATTGACAGCTTGGTAGTTCATGCACCAATGCTTGCGGCAGGGCTCGCAACAGGAGTCGTCGCGTTTGGCGCGCTTATGCTAGCTCTGATTCCGGTGCTGCGTCGCCATAAGCAGGCAGACCTTACGCGCGGACTGTTAGGACTTGCGATTTCGGTCTGCGTGCTTGCAGGAGGCGCGTTTATCGCATGGTGTTTTGTTGCCGAGGGGCTCAGCGTGTTTATCTTTGGCGAAGCTCTGAGCTTGTTGCTCGGTTGGGTTGTCTTAGCCGGTGTGTTGCTGGTGCGTTCTTAGACGCGCTACGCATGTGTTGGAAAGGGTGAAGCTGTGGAGGCATTTGAAAAACTCCCAGGTGAGATTAACCATATGGTATCGGAGTTTATGTCGATACCCATTGTGGGCAATCTTATGGCAGGCTTGACGCAGTATACGTTCTGGCTCATCGTGGCTGCCATTGTTTTGCTGCTGCTTGTTTTTAGCTACACCAAAAAGATTGCACTCGTACCGCATGGCATTTTTGCTAACGGCATGGAGAAGGCAATTGACGTGGTGTCTACAGGCATTGGTAAGCAGATTTTAGGGCCAACCTGGAAAGAGCATTTTCCTTTTTTGGCAAGTCTGTTTTTCTTTATTCTAGTCAACAACATTGTGGGTGTTATCCCTGGCATGAAGCCCGGTAGTGGAACCATTTCTACAACTGCAGCTGTGGCCATTGTTGTTTTTCTGTACTTTGTTGGGGTGGGCATCAAAAAGCATGGTTTTTCGGGCTATGCAAAGAGTCTTGCGCCAAAAGGCGTGAGCTTTCCGCTCAACGTGCTCATTTGGATTATTGAGCTCATCTCAACCATTTTGCGCCCCATTACCTTAGCAGTTCGTCTGTTTTGCAATATGTTTGCTGGGCATATTGTTATGGGTTCTTTTGCGCTGATGGTTGCACTCTTTGCTCAGCCTTTACTCGAAGAGATTACCGCCTTAAATGTGCTTGGAGCACTGCCAGCGCTTGCTTTTGCAGGTATTCTCTTGGTCATTTATGTAATTGAGATTTTTGTTGCCTGTGTGCAGGCTTATGTGTTCACCATGCTAACGGCTGTTTATATTCAAGGTGCAGAGGCTGAGGGACACTAGCACACGCGCACGACGAGGCGCATAACTCGTCTAAGATGGTACCAGGCGTAAACGTTGCGCTTGATATAGGTTTCAAAGGAATGCACCGTTGAGTGCATAAATTGAGGAGGAAACGTGGGAGTTATCGGTTATAGCATTGGCGTTATTGGTGCAAGTCTGGCCATTGCTCTTTCAGCTTTTGGTGTGGCACAGGCCATGGCGCGCCAGCCCGAAATTGCAGACCGTGTCTTTACAGTCTTCATCATGAGCTCAGCGTTTGCCGAGGCCTTGGCATTGATTGGCTTCGTAGTTGCATTGGTTGTCAGATAGATTGTTTGACACCTTTTAGGGAGGAACCATGAAACAGGTTCGCACTGGTCTCGCTACCATGCTTGGAACTCTTGCAGCGGCGCCGCTTGCTGCTTATGCAGAGGAGTCTTCAGCTGGTGCAGAGATTTTGATTCCAAAACCCGCTGAGTTTATTCCGGCTCTTATTGTCTTTTTGATTATTTGGTTCCTGTTAGCCAAGTTTGCTTGGCCCAAGGTTCTTCATATGCTTGAAGAGCGCGAGCGCACCATCCAAGAAAGCATGGATGAAGCAGAGGAGATTAAAGCTCAGGCTGGCACTGCGCGCGATGAGGCCAACCAAACGGTAGCCGATGCACGTCGTCAGGCATCTGAGATTTTGCTTGCCGCTCGCTCTGACAGCGAGAAGGAACGTGCACGTATTGTGGCTGATGCTCACAAAGAGGCTGAGGAGATTATTATCAAGGCTCGTGAGTATGCCGCCGATGAACAGCGTCGTATCTATGCTAATGCAACGGATACTATTGCTAAGCTTTCGGTATCGGTTGCCCGCAAGGTTATAGGCGAAGAGTTAAGCGCTGATACCGAGAAGCAGCGTGAGCTCATCAAGAAATATGTTGCGGAAGTGGGTAACTTACAATGACAGATGAGAAGCCCTCAATGAGCGAGGAAAAGCGCAAGCTTGAATGCTACGCGCGCACCTTGCTTGAAGCCGCTAAAAGTGAAGACCGGGTGCTTGAAAACCTGGCATCGCTTTCGGCAGAAGCAGAAGCTTCGCCTGAGGTGTTATCGGTCCTGTCCACTATGGCAGCAAGTAACGACCTCGACAAACTTCCGGTCGTTCTTGATTTGTATCGCGAGATGATGTCAGGTGAGGATCAGTTTGTCAGCGACCGCAAGTTGCCTAAATCGCTACAGCCAAAAAGTCGCGTAGAGCAGCGTCGTCTTGAGATTTATGCTCGTACATTGCTTGAGGCCGCTCAAAATGAGGATCGCGTCTACCAAGATTTAGCGCCCTTGCGAGCTGAGGCAGATGCGTCGCCTGAGGTTATGCAGGTGCTTTCTTCCATGGCAGTAGGTGGCGACCTCGATAAGTTGCCTGCGGTGCTCTCAATGTATCGCGAGATGGTTGCACGCGACCGAGATGTTGTAGGCGTACACGTGACCACGGCTATTCCACTTGATGACGAGCTTCGTGATTTTATTAAACGCAAATGTGAGGCAGACCTTGAGTCGCGCGTCTTTTTGATTGAACACGTCGATGCCACCATCATTGGCGGCGTTATTTTGTCAGTCAATGGACACCGCCGCGATGCGTCAATTCGCATGCAGCTAGAAAGCGTGCGCAAGGTGCTGACTCAAACAAATTCGAATTCGGAGGTTTAACACATATGGCTGAGGCTATTCATGCCGGCAATATTGAGGAGATCCTCCAGCAACGCCTGCTTGACCTTGAGGCTACCGTTGACACGCAAGAGGTGTCAGAGGTAGCTGAGGTAGGCGACGGCATTGCTCATGTACTCGGTCTTCAGCGCGCCATGGCTGGTGAGCTGCTTGAGTTTACGAGCTCTGTTACTGGCAAAACTGTCTACGGCTTGGCACAAAACCTCGACCGTGACGAGGTTGGTGCCGTGCTCTTTGGCGATGTTGACCTCATTAAAGAGGGCGATGAGTGCCGCACAACAGGTCGTATTATGGACATCCCTGTTGGTGAGGCTATGCTGGGTCGTGTGGTAAACCCTCTGGGTGAGCCAATTGATGGTAAAGGCAGCATTCCTACCACGCATCGCCGTCCCATTGAGTTTAAGGCACCCGGCATTATCGACCGCACGCCGGTATGCGAGCCAGTGCAGACCGGTCTTTTGTCAATTGACGCAATGATTCCGGTGGGTCGTGGTCAGCGCGAGCTGATTATTGGTGACCGCAAAACGGGTAAGACGGCCATCGCGATTGACGCTATCATCAATCAGCGTGGTAAGGGCATGATTTGCGTATACGTGGCGATTGGTCAAAAGGCGTCCACAATTGCTGCTATTCGCGAGACCTTAGCAGCGCACGGTGCACTTGACTACACCGTAATTGTGTCGGCGAGTGCATCTACGTCGGCACCCTTGCAATACATTGCTCCTATGGCTGGCGCTGCTATTGGCGAATACTTTATGTACAACGGCCGTGATGGAAAGCCAGCAAGCGCTTCTAACCCAGGTGGTCATGTGCTTGCAGTTTATGACGACCTTTCCAAGCAGGCTGTGGCATACCGTCAGATGTCCTTAACGCTGCGTCGCCCACCTGGACGCGAGGCGTATCCTGGTGATATTTTCTACCTGCACTCTCGCTTGCTTGAACGTGCCTGTAAGTTGTCTGCCGCAAACGGCGGTGGTTCTCTAACTGCGTTGCCGATTATCGAGACGCAAGAGGGCGATGTTGCAGCTTATATTCCTACCAACGTAATTTCGATTACCGACGGCCAAATTTATTTGCAGTCTGAGCTGTTCTTCCAAGGTCAGCGTCCTGCTGTTGATGTGGGCATTTCGGTGTCGCGTGTTGGTGGTGCTGCACAGACTAAGGCCATGAAGCAAATGGCGGGTAACCTGCGCCTTGACCTGGCATCGTACCGTGAGCTTGCAGGCTTTGCACAGTTTGGCTCAGACCTCGATGCGGCAACAACCAAGCAGTTAACGCACGGTTCACGCATGACTGAGCTACTCAAACAGCCGCGCTTTAAGCCAATGCCGGTAGCCGATCAGGTATTAACCTTATTTGCGGGCAATCGGGGCTATATTGATGACCTTGAGCTGAGCGACGTTGTTCCTTTCCGTGATGGCTTGCTTGCGTTCTTTGGAGGCGCATATCGCAAGCTGCGCGACCAGCTGGGTGATGCAAAGATTACCGATGAGCTTGCGCAACAGCTAGAACAGGTAGTTGCAGATTACAAAGAGCAGTTTGTAGCTACAAAAGAGGCTGAAAAGCTGCAGGCGCACCAAGAATTTCAGGCGCATGAAGAGGGGCGTTAGAGCACATGTCCAATCTTCGCGAAATAAAGAAGCGCATCTCCTCGGTTAGTAGGAGTCGGCAGATTACTCGCACCATGGAGATGGTCTCCACGGCAAAGATTGCCCGCGCGCTCAACCGCGAAATGCGCTCTGAACCGTATCGACAGGCAATTACTGATGTGATGCTTACTGTTGCTGCAGACGCATCGTCAAACTCACCGCTGCTCAAAAACCCGGATACCTATGAGCGTGCTTTGTTGATAGTTATCAATTCTGACCGTGGTCTTGCGGGTGGCTTTAATACGCAAGTGGTTCGTGCAGCGGAGACGCGCATCGAACACTATCGTCGTCACGGGGCTACTGAGGTAGAGCTTATTACCTGCGGTCGCAAGGCAACAGAGCATTTTAAGCACTATCCTAACGTTGTCATGTCGGTCGTTGGTGAGTCTGATAATCCTACCTTGCAGCGTGCGCGTGAAATTGCAGATTACATTTTGCAAGGTTTTGCTGAGGGGCGCTTTGGTCGTGTGGACATCATTTATTATCACGCGCGTAACCGCGTTGATCAGGTGCTTCGTCAAGAGCGAATCTTGCCGCTTGACCCCGATGTTTTGGCTGCACCGCGCGGTCCTCGTACCGATGATGCCGGCGGACCTAAACGAATTGCCTTGCATTTTAGCTATTCACCATCGGCAAATCAGGTGCTTGACCAGCTAATTCCTAGTTATGTATTAACCGTTGTTCATCAGGCTTTGATTGACTCTGCAGCTGCAGAACAGGGTGCGCGGCGCAAAGCCATGCATTCTGCAACAGAGAATGCAGGCAATATCATTGCTGACCTTACTCGTACATATAATCATGTACGCCAGGCTTCCATTACCACCGAGCTTAACGAGATTGTTGGCGGAGCCGCAGCGTTGGAGGATTACTAATGCAAGATTTGAAGGCACTTTTAGAATCAACTGGTGTGGGCATTGGTCGAATTGTTCGTATTATTGGCCCGGTTGTTGACGTGCGTTTTAAGGGCGATGTACCCGAGATTTATAACGCGCTGACGGTGAGTGCCGATACGCCTATGGGTCACATTGAAACCGTGCTTGAGGTTGAGAGCCAGCTTCCCGGCAATGTTGTTCGCTGTGTGGCAATGACCTCAACCGATGGCTTGACGCGCGGTATCGAGGTGGCTGATACGGGTGCTCCCATGAAGATGCCCGTTGGTTCAGCAACGCTCGGTCGCGTTTGGAACGTGCTAGGTGAGCCGGTTGATGGTAAGCCTATGCCAGCGGTGGAGGATTACTATCCCATTCATCACCCCGCTCCTAATTTTGACGAGCTGACCACCAAGACTGAGATTTTTGAGACGGGCATTAAGGCAGTTGATTTGCTTGAACCCTATATTCGCGGTGGCAAGACGGGTTTGATGGGTGGTGCTGGTGTTGGAAAAACCGTGCTTATCCAAGAGCTGATTAACAATCTGGCGCAAGAGCACGGCGGTACATCAGTCTTTACGGGCGTTGGCGAGCGCACGCGTGAGGGCACCGACCTCTATCTTGAGATGACTGAGTCGGGTGTTATCGAAAAGACCTGCTTGGTATATGGTCAGATGAATGAGCCGCCGGGAGCACGCCTGCGTATTGGCTTGGCTGGTCTTACCGAGGCGGAGTATTTCCGTGACCGCGGACAAGACGTTCTGCTCTTTATTGATAACATTTTCCGGTTCTCGCAGGCAGGTTCTGAGGTATCTGCGCTTCTTGGGCGTATGCCCTCAGCAGTAGGCTATCAGCCAACACTTGCAACCGAGATGGGCGATTTGCAAGAGCGTATTACCTCAACAAAAACGGGTTCAATTACGTCAGTTCAGGCAATCTACGTGCCAGCAGACGACCTCACCGACCCCGCTCCAGCAACCACGTTTACGCACTTAGACGCCACAACAGTATTGTCGCGCTCCATTGCCGAGCTTGGTTTGTATCCAGCTATTGACCCTCTGGCGAGCTCTTCTGACGCTTTGGATCCAGATGTTGTAGGCGAGGAGCACTATCGCGTTGCGGTTAAGGTGCAAGAGACGTTGCAGGAGTATTCTGACTTGCAAGATATTATTGCAATCTTGGGTATGGACGAGCTTTCTGAGGAGCAGCGCCTTACGGTAACGCGCGCACGCAAGCTTCAGCAGTTCTTGTCGCAGTCCTTCCATGTAGCCGAGCAATTTACCGGCAATCCGGGTGTTTACCTGCGCGTTGAAGATACCGTGCGCTCGTTTGCCGCTATTATTGATGGCGAGTGCGATGATTTGCCCGAGCAGGCATTCCGCTATGCCTCTACCATTGAGGATGTTCGCAAGCGTGCCGAAGCGATGGTGAACTAGCATGGCAATGCATGTTCGCATTGTGTGTCCTGAGCATCTAGCCTTTGAGGGAGAGGCGCGTTTTTTGACGGTGCCAGCAACAGATGGAAGTCTTGGTATCGCGCCTCTTCATGCGAGTGAGATTTTCACCATCACCTCAGGCTTTGTGCAGCTCTGTGCAGAGGAAATGGGCTCTATAACCAGCACGTTTGCCGTTGGTACAGGGTATGTGCAGGTGGCGTCGGACAAGATTATCATTCTTGCCGAGCGCGCCGAAGATATGGCGCAGCTTGATGTACATACGCTTGAGACTCAACTTCAAGGTTTTGAAGACGAATTGGTTAATTTGTCAGAAAACGATGCTCGCCGTAGCAATCTCTATAATGAGATAGCATGGTGTAAGCTTCTGCTCACAGAGCTTAGTTCTACATAGAGGTTTGAGAACAAAGATTTGAGCATTAACCCGGAGGCACCGCTTCCGGGTTTCTTTTTGAAAGGTCTGCGTTTGGATATCATTCGCGTCAAAGGTGGTCACCGGCTTCACGGCTCAGTACAGGTAGCCGGTGCAAAGAACTCCGCACTCAAGCTGATGGCGGCAACGCTGCTTGCTCCGGGTGCAACAACGCTTACCAATGTTCCCAATATTTCAGATGTACACGTTATGGGCAAAGTGCTCAAGTACATGGGAGCATCTATTGATGTAATCGACGAGCACACGCTGCTCATTGACACTTCTGCAGTATCCATGTGGGAGGCACCGTATGAGCTGGTGGCTCAGATGCGGGCAAGTACAGCTGTTATGGGTCCCTTGCTGGGACGTTTTGGCAAGGCAAAGATTGCAATGCCCGGTGGTTGCAATTTAGGTGCGCGCAAGATTGATA
This region of Collinsella sp. zg1085 genomic DNA includes:
- the glpK gene encoding glycerol kinase GlpK, which codes for MSLSLKDIHLVEDRYFPVKSQYIMALDSGTTSARAVIVDEYGCIVSQAQRAIPTLYPQSGWVEQDPMEILAAQIAVMMEVQFKSGIHSDSIAALGITNQRETTIVWDRDSGQPIHNAIVWQCRRTAPLAAKLVNDGYEELIRSKTGLTPDAYFSATKIRWILDNVDGAKEAADAGELMFGTVDTWLMYNLTGGMVHATDYTNASRTMLFNIHTLEWDQELLNLLDIPRSMLPDVRWSSGDFGRVSSEIMTHMPRITGVAGDQQASLFGHCCFEPGDTKNTYGTGCFLLMNTGDTPVTSRNGLVSTIGIAEGGSISYALEGSIFQAGAVLGWLRDKLGIITSVAESEQIAQSIPDNGGCYLVPAFAGLGAPWWDPDARGLICGLSAASDKASLVRAACESMAYQTYDVVRAMEADAGHKLRMLSVDGAASRNGFIMQFQADLLGISLVQSESIETTSLGAAYLAGLAVGYWEDREDLKSNLSQNRRFDPIEDQNMMLQTLSGWHDAVARSRTS
- the rpiB gene encoding ribose 5-phosphate isomerase B, whose product is MRIALGSDHAGFEQKQLLLEFIQDELGHEVVDCGPATDDRVDYPDFGERVGQAVASGAADRGVCVCGTGIGIALAANKIPGIRASSITTSAFADLFRRHNDGNVIGLSGRFIDPELNREIVRTFLSSEFEGGRHAERVAKIMKLDHVDGVEHADSAEHVQQSGGASCACEL
- the upp gene encoding uracil phosphoribosyltransferase, which gives rise to MLQDVDMSRVTLIDHPLVQHKLAIMRSIETGTKQFRELVRELALFEGYEATRDFPLEDVAVTTPICDTVCKQLSGRKVAIIPILRAGLGMVDGLLELVPSARVGHLGMYRDEVTHEPHEYYAKVPADIDHRICLVVDPMLATGGSSIDAIKYLRAQGVQDIRLLVLVAAPEGIKAVLNSDAQVRVFTCAIDEGLNEAAYIVPGLGDAGDRIFGTK
- the atpB gene encoding F0F1 ATP synthase subunit A, with amino-acid sequence MEAFEKLPGEINHMVSEFMSIPIVGNLMAGLTQYTFWLIVAAIVLLLLVFSYTKKIALVPHGIFANGMEKAIDVVSTGIGKQILGPTWKEHFPFLASLFFFILVNNIVGVIPGMKPGSGTISTTAAVAIVVFLYFVGVGIKKHGFSGYAKSLAPKGVSFPLNVLIWIIELISTILRPITLAVRLFCNMFAGHIVMGSFALMVALFAQPLLEEITALNVLGALPALAFAGILLVIYVIEIFVACVQAYVFTMLTAVYIQGAEAEGH
- a CDS encoding ATPase, whose protein sequence is MGVIGYSIGVIGASLAIALSAFGVAQAMARQPEIADRVFTVFIMSSAFAEALALIGFVVALVVR
- the atpF gene encoding F0F1 ATP synthase subunit B, whose protein sequence is MKQVRTGLATMLGTLAAAPLAAYAEESSAGAEILIPKPAEFIPALIVFLIIWFLLAKFAWPKVLHMLEERERTIQESMDEAEEIKAQAGTARDEANQTVADARRQASEILLAARSDSEKERARIVADAHKEAEEIIIKAREYAADEQRRIYANATDTIAKLSVSVARKVIGEELSADTEKQRELIKKYVAEVGNLQ
- a CDS encoding FoF1 ATP synthase subunit delta; the protein is MTDEKPSMSEEKRKLECYARTLLEAAKSEDRVLENLASLSAEAEASPEVLSVLSTMAASNDLDKLPVVLDLYREMMSGEDQFVSDRKLPKSLQPKSRVEQRRLEIYARTLLEAAQNEDRVYQDLAPLRAEADASPEVMQVLSSMAVGGDLDKLPAVLSMYREMVARDRDVVGVHVTTAIPLDDELRDFIKRKCEADLESRVFLIEHVDATIIGGVILSVNGHRRDASIRMQLESVRKVLTQTNSNSEV
- the atpA gene encoding F0F1 ATP synthase subunit alpha codes for the protein MAEAIHAGNIEEILQQRLLDLEATVDTQEVSEVAEVGDGIAHVLGLQRAMAGELLEFTSSVTGKTVYGLAQNLDRDEVGAVLFGDVDLIKEGDECRTTGRIMDIPVGEAMLGRVVNPLGEPIDGKGSIPTTHRRPIEFKAPGIIDRTPVCEPVQTGLLSIDAMIPVGRGQRELIIGDRKTGKTAIAIDAIINQRGKGMICVYVAIGQKASTIAAIRETLAAHGALDYTVIVSASASTSAPLQYIAPMAGAAIGEYFMYNGRDGKPASASNPGGHVLAVYDDLSKQAVAYRQMSLTLRRPPGREAYPGDIFYLHSRLLERACKLSAANGGGSLTALPIIETQEGDVAAYIPTNVISITDGQIYLQSELFFQGQRPAVDVGISVSRVGGAAQTKAMKQMAGNLRLDLASYRELAGFAQFGSDLDAATTKQLTHGSRMTELLKQPRFKPMPVADQVLTLFAGNRGYIDDLELSDVVPFRDGLLAFFGGAYRKLRDQLGDAKITDELAQQLEQVVADYKEQFVATKEAEKLQAHQEFQAHEEGR
- the atpG gene encoding ATP synthase F1 subunit gamma; the encoded protein is MSNLREIKKRISSVSRSRQITRTMEMVSTAKIARALNREMRSEPYRQAITDVMLTVAADASSNSPLLKNPDTYERALLIVINSDRGLAGGFNTQVVRAAETRIEHYRRHGATEVELITCGRKATEHFKHYPNVVMSVVGESDNPTLQRAREIADYILQGFAEGRFGRVDIIYYHARNRVDQVLRQERILPLDPDVLAAPRGPRTDDAGGPKRIALHFSYSPSANQVLDQLIPSYVLTVVHQALIDSAAAEQGARRKAMHSATENAGNIIADLTRTYNHVRQASITTELNEIVGGAAALEDY
- the atpD gene encoding F0F1 ATP synthase subunit beta; translation: MQDLKALLESTGVGIGRIVRIIGPVVDVRFKGDVPEIYNALTVSADTPMGHIETVLEVESQLPGNVVRCVAMTSTDGLTRGIEVADTGAPMKMPVGSATLGRVWNVLGEPVDGKPMPAVEDYYPIHHPAPNFDELTTKTEIFETGIKAVDLLEPYIRGGKTGLMGGAGVGKTVLIQELINNLAQEHGGTSVFTGVGERTREGTDLYLEMTESGVIEKTCLVYGQMNEPPGARLRIGLAGLTEAEYFRDRGQDVLLFIDNIFRFSQAGSEVSALLGRMPSAVGYQPTLATEMGDLQERITSTKTGSITSVQAIYVPADDLTDPAPATTFTHLDATTVLSRSIAELGLYPAIDPLASSSDALDPDVVGEEHYRVAVKVQETLQEYSDLQDIIAILGMDELSEEQRLTVTRARKLQQFLSQSFHVAEQFTGNPGVYLRVEDTVRSFAAIIDGECDDLPEQAFRYASTIEDVRKRAEAMVN
- a CDS encoding F0F1 ATP synthase subunit epsilon, with protein sequence MAMHVRIVCPEHLAFEGEARFLTVPATDGSLGIAPLHASEIFTITSGFVQLCAEEMGSITSTFAVGTGYVQVASDKIIILAERAEDMAQLDVHTLETQLQGFEDELVNLSENDARRSNLYNEIAWCKLLLTELSST